Proteins found in one Polyangia bacterium genomic segment:
- a CDS encoding Stp1/IreP family PP2C-type Ser/Thr phosphatase: MRIRYAAKTDVGMKRTHNEDYFSLIEDEQLFLVADGMGGHASGEVASKMAAEVIHEFFSRSKDDDATWPYKMDRHLSYVENRLVVGIKMANQRIFEAAAKDMKFKGMGTTIVSGQIVGDRFYIAHVGDSRCYRVREDGIQQMTRDHSLLEDYKDAKPNMSDEEQRKFPHKNVITRALGMRDIVQVDVLAHEIRDRDIFLLCSDGLSGMIEDDRVLEIVRDASTLETAVANLIDAANMAGGTDNITVLALQCLSSPNPSSPASAS, from the coding sequence TCGGGATGAAACGCACGCACAACGAGGACTATTTCTCGTTGATTGAAGACGAGCAGCTTTTCTTGGTCGCCGACGGCATGGGTGGTCACGCCTCGGGCGAGGTGGCCTCGAAGATGGCCGCCGAGGTCATTCACGAGTTCTTCTCGCGCTCGAAGGACGATGACGCCACCTGGCCGTACAAGATGGACCGCCATCTCAGCTACGTGGAGAACCGGCTGGTGGTGGGCATCAAGATGGCCAACCAGCGCATCTTCGAGGCCGCCGCCAAGGACATGAAGTTCAAAGGCATGGGCACCACGATCGTCAGCGGCCAGATCGTCGGCGATCGTTTCTACATCGCCCACGTCGGCGATTCGCGCTGCTACCGCGTGCGCGAGGACGGCATCCAGCAGATGACCCGCGATCATTCCTTGCTGGAAGACTACAAAGACGCCAAGCCCAACATGTCGGACGAGGAGCAGCGTAAGTTCCCGCACAAGAACGTCATCACGCGCGCCCTGGGCATGCGCGACATCGTGCAGGTGGACGTGCTGGCGCACGAGATCCGCGACCGCGACATCTTCCTGCTGTGCTCCGACGGTCTTTCCGGAATGATCGAAGACGATCGCGTGCTGGAGATCGTCCGCGATGCTTCGACGCTGGAGACCGCGGTGGCGAATTTGATCGACGCCGCCAACATGGCCGGCGGCACCGACAACATCACCGTGCTGGCCCTGCAGTGCCTGTCCAGCCCCAATCCCAGCAGCCCCGCCAGCGCCAGCTAG
- a CDS encoding thioredoxin family protein, whose translation MAVETPPAVLGAACPSFSLPGVDGRAYALSDFAASPVLVVMFICNHCPYVKAVEDRLIHLERTYGPRGVQLVGVSSNDAATYPDDSLDKLAARWRDKEYGFPYLHDETQDVARAFGAVCTPDIFVYDRDRLLAYRGRIDDSWKDESKVTRRELAAALDALLGGARPAAEQRPSMGCSIKWREH comes from the coding sequence ATGGCCGTAGAAACTCCCCCTGCCGTGCTGGGCGCTGCCTGTCCGTCGTTCTCGCTTCCCGGCGTCGACGGTCGCGCTTACGCGCTCTCGGACTTCGCCGCTTCGCCCGTGCTGGTGGTGATGTTCATCTGCAACCACTGTCCGTACGTCAAGGCGGTGGAGGATCGGTTGATCCACCTCGAGCGCACGTACGGGCCGCGTGGCGTGCAGCTGGTCGGTGTGTCCTCGAACGACGCCGCCACCTATCCGGACGATTCGTTAGACAAGCTGGCGGCCCGCTGGCGCGACAAGGAGTACGGCTTTCCGTATCTGCACGACGAAACACAGGACGTGGCGCGCGCGTTCGGGGCGGTGTGTACGCCGGACATCTTCGTCTACGACCGCGACCGGCTCCTGGCCTACCGCGGCCGGATCGACGATTCGTGGAAGGACGAAAGCAAGGTCACCCGGCGAGAGCTGGCGGCCGCGCTGGACGCGCTGCTGGGCGGCGCTCGTCCGGCGGCGGAGCAGCGCCCGTCGATGGGCTGCTCGATCAAGTGGCGCGAACATTAA
- a CDS encoding PEGA domain-containing protein: MEAREVALWGVVWIVLAFAGPGKAKADEDPEALIRQGVSLRKSGDDAKAHGYFRRAYDIAHTPRSAAQLGLVEYALMFWGISEAHLFEALGSDSDAWIRANHPVLEQALTDVRTHLCELKITGDPPGARILVSGQFKGNLPVSIYAPAGPVSIDVQAPDFQSSHQTVTMVTGAAGKLAVHLSPKATAAVASPEATEQDEANPRNGGPAQTTENKPQWKRPVAWMSGGVGLALLGGGIAAALASNGNYQSFNTPKIAGSNENRCSTALADKGGSDCAGFLSAGDRDKALAIGAFIGAAAFIATSTVLFVTSFDKHADIQTAMECAPIIDRFPGGSCALRF; this comes from the coding sequence ATGGAAGCGCGTGAGGTTGCGTTGTGGGGTGTCGTCTGGATCGTGCTCGCTTTCGCCGGGCCGGGCAAGGCCAAGGCCGATGAAGACCCGGAGGCCCTGATCAGGCAAGGAGTCAGCCTCCGAAAATCTGGCGATGACGCAAAGGCACACGGGTACTTCAGGCGCGCTTACGACATCGCTCACACGCCGCGCTCCGCAGCGCAGTTGGGTCTGGTCGAATATGCGCTCATGTTCTGGGGCATTTCGGAAGCTCACCTGTTCGAAGCCTTGGGAAGCGACAGTGATGCCTGGATTCGCGCCAATCATCCGGTCCTTGAGCAGGCCCTGACCGACGTTCGAACGCACCTCTGCGAGTTGAAGATCACAGGCGATCCGCCTGGCGCCCGGATTCTGGTTAGCGGGCAATTCAAGGGCAACCTTCCGGTCAGCATCTATGCGCCTGCCGGGCCCGTTTCGATCGATGTCCAAGCGCCCGACTTCCAGTCTTCGCACCAGACCGTCACGATGGTGACGGGCGCAGCGGGAAAGCTTGCGGTTCACCTTTCGCCGAAAGCCACGGCCGCGGTCGCTTCTCCCGAAGCGACCGAGCAAGATGAAGCCAATCCTCGCAACGGCGGACCCGCCCAAACGACGGAAAACAAGCCGCAGTGGAAACGGCCAGTCGCGTGGATGTCGGGTGGCGTTGGTCTGGCTCTCCTCGGTGGCGGAATCGCCGCCGCTCTCGCCTCGAACGGAAACTATCAAAGCTTCAACACGCCAAAAATTGCAGGCTCCAATGAAAACCGCTGCTCAACCGCGCTCGCCGATAAGGGCGGTAGCGACTGCGCCGGATTCCTGTCGGCCGGCGATCGCGACAAGGCTTTGGCCATCGGTGCTTTTATCGGGGCGGCCGCTTTCATCGCCACATCCACAGTTCTCTTCGTGACCTCATTCGACAAGCACGCTGATATTCAAACAGCGATGGAATGCGCGCCGATAATCGACCGCTTCCCGGGCGGATCTTGCGCGCTCCGGTTCTAG
- a CDS encoding polymorphic toxin type 44 domain-containing protein has translation MVAAPVRLPLAKQCIDIEISSHQAALMMWTMKVRQDAEWDHKPKIRVRFPSSTTHSRVWHTYDTTEYFYDIWSNIHYGYVGSAAGFEEDVLLDGAGLEQIGTDLLRRRWPTRSQGVQGLRAFDDPSDRIAISTGIELYAMVPEHISARELVDTILMTGGLDTRPHSAPG, from the coding sequence ATGGTGGCGGCGCCTGTTCGGCTCCCTCTCGCAAAGCAGTGCATCGATATCGAGATATCCAGTCATCAGGCCGCGCTGATGATGTGGACGATGAAGGTCAGGCAGGATGCAGAATGGGACCACAAACCGAAGATTCGGGTCCGATTCCCGTCGTCGACGACGCACAGCCGCGTCTGGCATACCTACGACACCACCGAGTACTTTTACGACATCTGGTCGAACATTCACTACGGCTACGTCGGCAGCGCCGCGGGGTTCGAAGAAGATGTCCTGTTGGATGGGGCCGGCCTCGAACAGATTGGGACCGACCTTCTTCGCCGACGTTGGCCGACACGCTCACAGGGGGTGCAAGGGCTTCGTGCCTTCGACGATCCATCGGACCGGATCGCGATCTCGACGGGAATCGAGCTGTACGCGATGGTCCCGGAGCATATTTCCGCCCGGGAGTTGGTCGACACCATCTTGATGACGGGCGGCCTCGATACCCGTCCGCACTCCGCGCCAGGATGA
- the xseB gene encoding exodeoxyribonuclease VII small subunit, producing the protein MSVDGKSGGGGDAPERFDDILVRLRGLVDRLEGGNLSLEDSLRSFEEGMELCRRGAGILDEAEKRVEVLLSGPAGSTRTAPLDTPERDDD; encoded by the coding sequence ATGAGCGTGGACGGAAAATCTGGTGGTGGCGGTGACGCGCCTGAACGCTTCGACGACATCCTGGTCCGGTTGCGCGGCCTGGTAGATCGATTGGAAGGCGGCAATCTGTCGCTGGAGGATAGCCTGCGCTCATTCGAAGAGGGCATGGAGCTGTGCCGTCGCGGCGCCGGTATCCTGGACGAAGCGGAGAAACGCGTCGAAGTTCTGCTGTCGGGCCCCGCCGGCAGCACGCGCACGGCCCCTTTGGACACGCCCGAGCGCGATGACGACTGA
- a CDS encoding polyprenyl synthetase family protein: MTTELAAWVSARRAEMDALFARQLDAGGGNGDPGRLVEAMRYSLLAPGKRLRPLLALAAAEAVVGADAMDDSIRLGCAAVELVHCYSLIHDDLPAMDDDDFRRGRPSNHKVFGEATAILAGDALLTLAFEWIAEAGQRATRPGDYLRATLALARGAGMNGMVRGQARDLGETAPTTITGLEQLHAEKTAALFCAALEIGAAVAGADQTQQSALSRFGQRYGIAFQHADDLDDADHVAHAAAARDRLTTLIADAASALEPLGARGDRLRSFAEALLAKAALP, from the coding sequence ATGACGACTGAGCTGGCAGCCTGGGTCTCGGCCCGCCGCGCCGAAATGGACGCGCTGTTCGCGCGGCAACTGGACGCCGGCGGTGGCAACGGCGATCCCGGCCGCCTGGTCGAGGCAATGCGCTACTCGCTGCTGGCGCCCGGCAAACGGCTGCGGCCGCTTTTGGCCCTGGCGGCAGCGGAGGCGGTGGTGGGCGCTGACGCCATGGACGATTCGATCCGCCTGGGCTGCGCGGCCGTCGAGCTCGTGCACTGTTATTCGCTGATCCATGACGATCTGCCGGCCATGGACGATGACGACTTTCGGCGTGGGCGACCCAGCAACCACAAGGTCTTCGGGGAGGCCACGGCCATCCTGGCCGGCGACGCCCTGCTGACCCTGGCCTTCGAATGGATCGCCGAGGCCGGCCAGCGCGCCACCCGGCCGGGCGATTACCTGCGGGCGACGCTGGCCTTGGCCCGAGGTGCGGGGATGAACGGAATGGTGCGGGGCCAGGCCCGCGACCTGGGCGAGACGGCCCCCACCACCATCACCGGCCTCGAGCAGTTGCACGCCGAAAAGACAGCGGCCCTGTTCTGCGCCGCCCTGGAAATAGGCGCCGCGGTGGCGGGCGCCGACCAGACCCAACAGAGCGCGCTGTCGCGATTCGGTCAGCGTTATGGAATCGCATTTCAGCACGCGGACGATCTTGACGATGCTGATCACGTGGCCCACGCAGCAGCAGCGCGCGATCGTTTGACCACGCTCATCGCGGACGCGGCGTCGGCGCTGGAGCCGCTGGGGGCGCGCGGCGATCGCCTGCGTTCGTTCGCCGAGGCGCTGCTGGCGAAGGCGGCTTTACCATGA
- a CDS encoding GGDEF domain-containing protein: MPVDENTRMFEAPAAPEGGKRDRAYLVVLAGTSVGEMYKIESEQTIIGRGQKAQIRLLDDGISREHAQLVVQGERVILEDMGSTNGTYCNGLKVDRKELVDGDKILVGSTTILKFTYHDNLDEIFQKQMYESALRDGLTRAFNKKYFTDRLESEFTFSSRHGAPLTLLLFDIDHFKRVNDTYGHLAGDHVLSELSTLMAGSLRVEDVFARCGGEEFGVICRGADVVQGQIVGERMRKAVEGMAFVYDGRRIPVTISLGLATLPDPTIKDAAQLISAADTALYKSKHGGRNRLTIYTAGSGA, translated from the coding sequence ATGCCAGTCGACGAGAACACGCGCATGTTCGAAGCCCCCGCCGCCCCGGAAGGGGGCAAGCGGGATCGCGCCTATCTGGTCGTGCTGGCCGGCACCAGCGTCGGTGAGATGTACAAGATCGAAAGCGAGCAGACCATCATCGGGCGTGGCCAGAAGGCGCAGATTCGGCTGCTGGACGATGGCATCTCGCGCGAACACGCCCAGCTGGTGGTGCAAGGCGAACGAGTGATCCTGGAGGACATGGGGTCGACCAACGGCACCTATTGCAACGGCCTCAAGGTCGATCGCAAGGAGCTGGTCGACGGCGACAAGATCCTGGTCGGTTCGACCACGATCCTGAAGTTCACGTACCACGACAACCTGGACGAGATCTTCCAGAAGCAGATGTATGAATCAGCCCTGCGCGACGGGCTGACCCGGGCGTTCAACAAAAAATATTTCACTGACCGGCTGGAGAGCGAGTTCACCTTCTCCTCTCGCCACGGGGCGCCTCTGACCCTGCTGCTGTTCGACATCGACCACTTCAAGCGGGTCAACGACACCTACGGCCACCTGGCCGGCGACCACGTCCTTTCCGAGCTGTCCACGCTGATGGCTGGATCGTTGCGCGTCGAGGACGTGTTCGCCCGCTGCGGCGGCGAAGAATTCGGAGTCATCTGCCGCGGCGCCGACGTGGTGCAAGGCCAGATCGTCGGCGAACGCATGCGCAAAGCGGTCGAAGGAATGGCCTTCGTCTATGACGGCCGCCGTATCCCGGTGACCATCAGCCTGGGGCTGGCCACGCTGCCTGATCCGACCATCAAGGACGCCGCCCAGTTGATCAGCGCCGCCGACACCGCCCTTTACAAATCAAAACACGGCGGCCGCAACCGGCTGACCATCTACACGGCCGGCAGCGGCGCCTGA